The Nicotiana tabacum cultivar K326 chromosome 5, ASM71507v2, whole genome shotgun sequence sequence ctatgatcacctatttgcagtcttgcttgactgaaagcgctctctgatgcaacagttgaagcttgaattgataaaatatcccgagccatccttgcaagaaccggaaaatatttttcccttgtcttccaccattccaaaagatcaaaagagccgtctggattctcctttttaagtccctgagacaaataaacttgaagctcatttagatatgaagtttcatcataattatcaccttgagaacccctgaactccgtccaagatttaagagcttttaagcccgcagctcttttagacgattgtgagctagacgaagtaggggttggaatagttggcctagcatgctctaaggcaagttgataagcattataaactgtttgagcattaattttaattgaggcttttgcatctgcaagtctAGCaacttcctcatttgaaagatctaaagccttataaatatttgaataccaaaaatgaggacctcccaatttcattgtaggatttaacattgcagcaagaccataaataggagggataggaaaaaatattttttaaacttttgtttcatttcatttatagcaagtttaTAAATGTCACCACCCtcaccaaattcaacaaacaaatcagatagtgctgcaatataaactaaacagtttgaaatagtaggataatattgcccagaaaatgcatttgtagcaatttgaaaatgttctaaaaaatctaaaagaattttaacattagtccaatcttgagtagtaagtatttcatcatcatcctcaccacctacccgagaattaaacgttgcattaattgggtttctatattcatatgcaactactaaactttcgtacatacaattccatctagtcgggcaaggtttatgaacctttctttctctaaggccatattcatcacattttttaaaatactctctaagtctacttctacggtttgaataaaaaagccaattaagagccattctaaccttttcaattttctatgtttaaaattcgcataccatcaccgacaattaaatgataaatatgacaaatacatctaacatggaaaatattagtaaatgcaggatttagtgttgttgtaagcatgcctatagcactagtgttactagaagcattatccatagaaattgccattattttatcgctaaagcaaaaatatctacaaatatctgcaacagtgttagctataaacttacctgtgtgacgcgaattaattattctatacgcaattatgcgtttttgcattatccattcctcatctatccaatgacttgtaacagttagataatcacaatcattaccacttctaccaatatcagtagtaatagaaatccgattaggtatatgagtaaataaataccgcaaatattgttcatattcatgtttgaatttataaatatcactcttaactgttgcgtgaggccaacctttataagtaggattaaaaactcttctaatataatgaacccaattaggattagaagcaaaagtataaggtaagcacataacagtaatcatctttgttaattcttcacgatctctatttggatcgtaatataaaatacctccggtgacagtgttaatttctggttgaactagatttgaacctgtactagggttaaccgcagaatctacacttgtcccctctagctgcgctttcatttgtaaaaatctagccttatctctagggtgtgtttttagtgcctagtcaaactaccagTGCcactacggtctccagtatatttatacgacattaatttcccacaagttttacacttatccttattttgttctcttacttgagtaaaaaaataccaaattaatgatgtttctaggcgtttagcaggttctctattaaaagtaggagtttctacaggtgggtcggccggtgcatcagttgggttattaagaggactagtatgtgtatcatctaaatccggtacttgggtttcatcatcatcctcatttttctcattattttctaagatggtttcattaggataaagagcattcataatttcatcatctaatctttcacctggtgcaacattatggtaaaattcactatcggtaaattgaaaacaagggtgatcactatcaagaattacggaaggaggaggacgtctaggttggcgactactttcaacttgcttatcttttctaggtcggggagccgggggaagggtagttggttggccactactttcaccggttttatcttttcctttaccaaacatttttttcaaagaaaatgccatattaattataattatgcaatctaaaccacacaaaaatatattcttaaaacgtaagagttgaaacgagtttaccggattgccgaacaacttcttgaaaattgaaaatcgttgaacacttgaaaatttcaattcaacaacttcacaatttttcacgaaatttcaacaataaattaagtaattgtagtagagagattgagagagattgagagatattgatgaattggtgaataaaaatgaaagaatgaggggatatttatagttgagaaatggggaaaagtgtaattatataaagtttggggttaaaataaagtttgggggccaaatggccatttctAAACTACCAAACGGTCAAAAAAAAACCCCAAACGGCTACTTTTTAAATATAGTCGTTGggctgtttttttttaaaaaaaaaaaaattaaaattatagtcGTTAGGCCCGCTAGGCCCGCTGGGCCCGGACCAAGCCCGTCAGTCGGTCCCGGGCTTTAAGAGACCGctaggaccggcccaccaggcccgtgaGGCCCGTTaagaccgcgggcccggtccggtccggttcggGACCGGCCCACAGTGCAGCATTAGGTCTGATGATAGAATCTAACTATGGTCTATCCATGCacattttttagtttttccaAAAATTGGTAGATTTAAAAGACTCATGTAGCTACTTAAACCTTTCAATCTTTGGAAGATTTATTTAGACCCAATACCTAAGATACTATGCCAtttatctatatatataaattttgttAGAATATTCGTTTATCTCAATTTGATActtttgttattttaaatattttaaagtatTCTACTTGCCTCTTTCTCGTGATTGACCAAACattgaattttttatttataattatattttttaaatttagaatattttatagtttttgaatttttacaTTAAAAAGTTATTAATGTAGTTATAGTCCTCTTCTATCTGCTCTAGTTTGCAATAATTggctagtaaaaataaaatttaacaaaCAAGTAGAATTTGTTAAAACTTATCTTTACATGTTTTTAAAGGGCAACCCTAGAAtaggagaaagaaaaaaagggagcAAATATATTTTTGGAAGTTTTATTATGACCTCAAACAAAGAGCGGATGGTAAACTCTATTTATGAAGCCAGGTATTGCATTACTGCCAGATGAAGTCGAGAATTTAATCTTTATTTGAACTCGCTTGTATAAATTCCTAAATTTGACACTGGGTGAAAGAGTAATGGACCAAATATCTCGAGTCTGAAACCAAAGTAATAACAAATTGAACTCAAGAGACCAAAATAAGTGATTAAAAAAAGGGTGAAGGAATGTATATATAACACATAAATACATGCGCTATACGAATAaagtggggagccttgacggAACCTAAATCACGGGAGTTGGGGGTGTCAAGGTGGTGACTATGggggcttggaggagtagtggtGACGCAAGCGCTATGTTAACTACGACTGCACAGTGCATTAGGGAAGTCGCGAGAGAGGTATTAGGGCTCTCAAAGGGTTACTCTGGTGGTCATaagggagactggtggtggaatagAGAGGTGCAAGGAAAAATGGAAACCAAAAAAGCAGCGTATCTGAAGCTAGTGGAAAGTgtagacgaggaggagaagatgGCAAATAGGGAGCTTATATGTTGGCTAAGAAAATGGCAAAGCTAGCATTTACGGCGGCCAATACTACAACATTTAGTTATTTGTACGAGGAACTCGAGGGCCAGAGTAGAGATAAGAGGTTGTTCAAGTTAGCCAAGGCGCGAGAAAGGAAGGCGggtgacttggaccaagtgaagtaTATCAAGGAtgaagaaggtagagttttgttggatggAGGGCTTATCTATCGAAGATGGCAGACCCATTTCCATAGCCTCTTGAACAATGAGGGGGACAAGAGCATTGTAttgggtgatttggaactctccggAAGTCATTGTGACTTTGGGTATTATAGGAGGATTAGAATTGATGAATTTGAGGGgtctatgcgtaagatgagaaggggtaAAGCGACCGGGCTGGATGAAATCCcagtggagttttggaagagtgtgGGCAAGGCAGGCTTagagtggctcactaggttatttaatgtcatttttagagcGAAGAAGACGCCCTAAGAGTGAAAGTGGAGCATGATGGTTCCtttatacaagaacaagggtgatatccaaaattgcaataactatcagGCTATCAAGATGcgtagccatactatgaaagtctgggagagagtggtagagctaagggtgagtTGGAGCGTGTCTATTTTCGAGAATCAGTTTGGGTTTATGCCAAGGAGTTCGACTATAGAAgtcatccaccttgttaggagattgatggagcagtatagggagagaaagaaggacttgtATATAGTGTTTATCGACTTggaaaaggcgtacgataaagtttcgagtgaggttttgtggagatgtttggataCTAGAGAAGATGTACCGGTTTcctacgttaggttgattaaggacatgtattaTGGAATAAACATCCAAGTGAGGACAGTGGGTGGGGATTCAGACCATTTTTCAGTTATGATGGGGATTGCATAAGGGGTTGGTACTCatcccttttttgtttgctctggtgatggacgtacagacgcgccacatccaaggggaggtgccgtggtgtatgctatttgcagatgatattgtattgattgacgagacgcgagacggtgtgaacgcgcaattagagatatggaggcagaccctggaatctaaaggtttcaagtcgagcaggaccaagacagaatacttggagtgtaagttcagtggcgagactcaaggaggggaaggggaggtaaggctggactcgcaggtcatccctaggagagggagttttaaataccttgggtctattattcaggggatggggagattgatgaagatatCACCCATCATATTGGGGCAGGATGGGTGAAAATGGAGACTCGATttcggtgttttgtgtgacaataAAGTGCCcccgaaacttaagggtaagttctaatagagtggtggttagaccaacgatgttgtatggggctgagtgttggccagtaaAGAGCGCTCATGTCCGGAAGAtgagtagcagagatgaggatgttgaaatGGATGTGCGGgtacaccaggttagataggatcataAATGAGGTTATTCGTGACAAATtaggtgtggcccctattgaggacaagatgcgggaagcgcgacttaggtggtttggtcatgtgaggaggaggagcataaactccccagtgaggaggtgtgagaggttgacattggagggcctatggagaggtagaggtaggccaaagaagaggtggggagaggtgattaggaaAGACATGACGCAGCTTCAGctgactgaggacatgacccttgataggaaggtatggaggtcgaggattagggtagtagagtaggtagtctagagtggcCATGACAGTtgtattggcacgcagtctcgctttctattggtagtaggttttatgactaactattattttctttcattgttgatcaccttactgtctTGTTTTTATTCGgcttttatatgtatttttggtattgtcccttcttgtttatatttttcattaatgtggtaCTTATGTTTTTCTaagtcgagggtctattggaaacagtctctctatcctcacaaggtaggggtaaggtctgcatacacactaccctccccagatcccaggGTGTGGGATTatttatactgggtatgttgttgttgttgttattgttgttgttgttattgttgttgtatacgAACGTATAGCACATGTATTTCATGCGCTATATCCAAATAATTTAAACACCCTCTTCTTTCCTAGCCCGATGATCCCCTCcccttttgtaaaataatttCCGCCATTGGAGCCCACAAGACCCAAAAAAATCACGTCATACCCATTTTTCCCCCAAAAAAATGCAAGATTCAAGTGATATATGTGGCGTAGAACAAGATTGGAGGTCAAATTGAGAGAAAAGAAGGTCTACATTCACATTAAAAGTTTTCGAAAATCTTCCAAAATATAGGTATTTCGcaaaaactttttcatataaCCTGTATACATTATGtgtatttttcattttatattaATTAATGCCCATGTAATTCAGGTCTCTTGTGAAATTCGGtttttttactgttttatttttaaaaaaatccatAAAAAACAATTaggattatttttttatttttttttgaattccaGAAATAAAAAATAGACTAATTTTTAATTTTGTGTAATTTGTGATATTTTGGGGTATTtgtcatttttctattttttaaatttcgcTAGAATTTATGGTATTTAatgattttgttttaaaaaaatttattagagaaatttttaattttattgtttattaataatattgaagGTATTTGTgttattgaatttaaacaatTATATATTTAATGATGAACAAATATTGTGTAACGACCATGCCAGTCGTTTTATGTATTATAGTTGTGTTCCCTCATTTATTACTTCTtttatgttcatttgtggttatgtgacctGCCgcggtggttggtttggttttgggaaGTTTCCGAGTGGATTGAGATACTTATTCCAAGGTTCGAGGCTTAAGTTGTTAGAGTTAATTGGactttgacttttatgtagatgacCCCGGAATAACGTTTTGACGGTTCCTatagcttcgtatagtgattttggacttaggcgtatgttcggatattgatttggaggcccgtaggttggtttgaggctGAAAGTTAGaatgttgaaggtttggaaggttgaaaggTTTGATCAAGAGTTAATTTTGTTGATATAaggtttgaatttttgttttgggaGTTGGATAGGTCcattgtatcatttatgacttgtgtgcaaaatttgaggtcaatcggagttggtttatATAGTTCGGCATTGGTTCTAGAAGTTGGAAGTTAATTAGTTTCAGTAGGCTTGAATTTGGTGTGAAtcgtgtttttgatattttttatgtgatTTGGGTCTTCGACAaaatttgtatcatgttttaggatatgttggtatgaCTGGATAGGGTCTGGGGGCCTCGtgtgtgattcagattgaaatcggaatgagatttggacttaaggaaatgttGAAACTTCAGGAATGGTGTAACCGTACCtgtgaggttttggccgcaggtgcggagccgcaaaagcggccacATATGTGAAGATGCGGGATTTGTCTAGAGATGGGAAGATGCACATATGAGAGGATTTATCACACCTACGAGGTCGTAGGTGCGTGcatgtgatcgcagaagcgaagaagcTGAGCTTGGCAGTGGTCCATAGATACGAAGTTGtcgtcgcagaagcgactccgcAGGTATAGAAAAGGGAAcactgtaacgacctgaccggccATTTCATGaattatagccctgtttcccccatttctgcttctttatgtgttcctcacatgtatttcattgtatcgtgttggttggttcgggttcagagtggtttcgttgtgaaatgagacacttagtctcctatttggaagtttaagttggaaaagttaactggatgttgacttatatgtaaacgatctcggatgtGATTTTTGATGATTTTGTTAGCTCCATTAGGAGTTTTGGACTTGGGACCGCGTCtgaaatgtaatttggaggtccgtggtagaattaggcttgaattgacgaaattggaaatttgacgtTTTCTagtcggtagtggaaattttgatattggagtcggaatggaaatccgaaagttggagtaggttcgtagtgtcatttgtgatgtgtgtgcaaaactttaggtcattcggaggtgatttaataggttttggcgtcgtttgtggaatttggaagtttagaagttcttaagcttgaattcggggatgatttgtgttttgatgttgttttgagtattccgaaggctcgactaagtttgtatgttgctatatgacttgttggtatgtttggtagaggtcccgagggcctcgggttgatttctgGTGGTTGACTGAACAAGGTTAGAATTTGAGGAATGCTGATGTTTTCACTCAGTTGTaataactgcacctgcggagtggggacCGTAGGTGCTGGCACGCAGAAACGGCCAAGGCTAAAGAGGGcagggtccgcaggtgcgaggattgGACTGCAGAAGCGGATTCTGGGATTTAAGtgagaaccgcacctgcgatggattttccatATATGTAGCGTTGCAGAAGCGACATGATGACCGGAGATGCGAAAgttctgggcagaaggtatataaGGTGGACTTCGCGAATTTTAgttcattttccaccatttttagtcGGCCTTGGAACTTTTTAGAGCGATTTTGAGGAGGAATTCAAGGGTTTATCAGCCAAGGTAAGTGGCTTGAGCCTAATACTCATGATTATGGtgattttcagttgtttaagcATGTAATTATTAAGAATTAGGgatgaaaatgaggggttagggcttggaaattggagagtttgatttggggatttaagggccatttgatgtcggattttgatgaatttggtatggatagactcgtgagtgaaagcggtttctagttttgtgatttttgtcagattccgagacgtggggccGGGTTTGGGTAAATTTCGGAATTTTGtctaaattgatagtttttcGTATGGAATTAGTTCCTtggcctatattgattatattgtattgtttttggttatattcgggacGTTTGGATGCCGCTTTTAGAgacaagggcatcgcggagtaggaatttgaccagtttgaggtaagtaatgattgtaaatctagtcctgagggtatgaaaccaagAATTTTACATTGttttactactttgaggtgatgcatatgctaggtgacaggcatgtgggcgtgcaccgttggagattgtgacttggtccgtcgtgcagcaactataaagttgcgtatttgacttaaactatatgatacttatgagttttagaaagaatttctataaattggattgaatgacatatttgggccttgtgccaaggttgtttggacccttaggggtcgtttcttactgtaaggccccatgaaaatttctacccaaaacccgaaagctcgtagtgccaagttaggaATATGTATTAGAAATTGGTAatagattggctttattcatgttttgccaaacttgATTGTCGGACTAGAACTATGAGGCTTGAGTTTCCAAATGAGCCCGTTATTGAATGGAATGGAGATAATGTAGTGCCAAAAGGTCGGTTTATTTCTTATCGGCGAAGATGATCAAGAaagggtgtatctatcatttagtaCGTATTACGGACACGGTTGTCGAGGCACCTAGCCTTGAATCTgtaccagttgtgaatgaatttctaaATGTTTTTCTAGATAAGCTCCCTAGGATCCCACCCGAcatggagattgattttgggatcgatgtgatgccaggcacgcagcctatatcaattccactttacagaatggcaccggcagaattgaaagagctaaaggaacaattgaaagaTTTTCTAGAGAAGGCTTTcatccggccaagtgtgtcaccATAGGGcgcaccggttttgtttgtaaggaagaaagatgggtcgctatggatgtgtattgactaccggcaactcaacaaagtcacaatcaaaaataaataccctctactaaggatagatgacttgtttgttCAATTGCACGGTATTACGTGTTTCTCAAAAAATTGACTTGCGGtcgggtatcatcaattgaagataagggagcaggatattccaaaaaaaaagctttcaagactcggtatgggcactttgaatttttggtgatgtcttttgggctcaCAAATGCCTCGGCAACTTTCatagatcttatgaatcgagtcttcaagccctttctagactcctttgtgatagtgttcattgacgatattcttgtgtattcccgaagtcgggaggaccatgatgaccatctcagggcagttttggAGGCTCTTCAGCAACATTAATTGTAtgtaaaaactttcaaaatgtgaattttggcttgaatctgtcacgttcttgggtcatgtcgtctctagGGAAGggattatggttgatcctcaaaagatttcagcAGTAAGGAATTGGCCCAGGCCTaccactccaacagagattcgcagtttcttaggtttggctggGTACTATAGAagatttgtggagggattttctactcttgcctctccattgtcTAAATTGAAGCAGAAAGCAGTTAGGTTccagtggtccgatgcttgtgaaaagagtttccaagaattgaaatcaagattgactacagtACCGGTATTAACCCTGGCAGAGGGTATAGAGGAATTTGTGGTGTATTGCAATGCTTCcaggatcgggcttgggtgtgtgctaatgcaacacggcaaggttatagtttatgcttctaggcaactcaagaaccatgagaagaactatccaacccacGACTTAGAGCTTGTGGCAGTGGTGTTTGCACTAAacatttggcgacattatttgtatggggtccatgtagatgtatttacggaccacaagtgccttcaatatattttcaagaaaaaggagttgaatctgagacagagaaaatggctagagttactcaaggattatgatattgatattctctatcaccccgtaaaggccaatgttgtggcggatgctcttagccagaaatatatgggaagtttggctcatTTAGAGGCATATTGGAGGCCGCTGGACCGGGAAGTccaccagttggctagtttgggagttcgccttgcggactctagcgaagggggagtgattgtgcagaatagggctgAATATCGCTTGTAACGGAGGTCAAAGAAAAGCATACTATGATCTATTATTAGCAaaactgaaagaggggattcataaacccAAGACCACAACTTTTACCTTCGacatggatgatggtaccctacggtaccaaggCCGCCTATGTGTTTCAGATATTGacggtcttcgggaaaggatcatggcagaagctcacacttccaggtattccgtacgaaaatgtat is a genomic window containing:
- the LOC142180826 gene encoding uncharacterized protein LOC142180826; this encodes MAKLAFTAANTTTFSYLYEELEGQSRDKRLFKLAKARERKAGDLDQVKYIKDEEGRVLLDGGLIYRRWQTHFHSLLNNEGDKSIVLGDLELSGSHCDFGYYRRIRIDEFEGSMRKMRRGKATGLDEIPVEFWKSVGKAGLEWLTRLFNVIFRAKKTP